The Deltaproteobacteria bacterium genome contains the following window.
TCCTGTGCCCCGGCTTCCCGCAGCACGGAGAGGTATCCTTCAGGCCAGCGCGACCGGGGATTCAGCGGCGACTCGCCTCGACGAGTCGTTTGAGGCATATCATCCCTCCCGTAATTGGATCATATGCCTCATATTGGCATAATGTTTATGGGCTGTTAAGACATTTTTCTGAGGCATAGCATCCAGGAGTGCGTGAAATAGGGATGCTATTTTTGAGGCATAATACTATGTTAGCTATGTAAATTATGATTGAATTTATTATCGAAAATAAGGAATGGATTTTTAGTGGTGTTGGTGTGGCCATAATTGGAGGTGTATTAGGGATGCTTTTTCTTAAAAGAAAAAATGAGCAAAATATATCGGCTGGACACTCCTCTACCAATATTCAGACTGGAAATGGCTCCAAAATATCGATATCAACTAGTAAGGATAAAGATGAGCTTATACAAAGAGCATCCTTTGAAGATGTTAAGAAATATGATCACAAAACGAGTAAGTTGATAAGAACCATTGAGAAAGACCCGTTAATTTATTTTAGAAGGAATTGTTCGCTCCCAGTGATAGTAATGCTCATCATATCTTTGATCTTTTTGCTTAGATCGTTCTTTGGTATTTTGGGAAAAGTTGCAGAATGGCTAAAGTCATTGTTTTAATGTGACAAGAGCTAACCAGGCAAATGCAGCCGACGCAAAAAGCCGCGCGGCTGATTAGCGTCGTTCGTAAATGAAAGGCAATTCTCCGTGATTGATGGTTATGTGATATCCACCGATAAAGCGAGGCTCGATATTCCCACTATTCATGACTATTTATGCAACAGATCTTATTGGGGACAAGGCCGGACAATTGAAACCGTACGTAAAAGCATCGAGAATTCATTATGCTTCGGCATATATGACAAAGACAATCAATTGGCTGGATTTGCAAGAGTTGTATCTGATTTCACCATATTCGCATATTTGTTGGATCTATTTATTTTGGAAGGACATCGGAAACGTGGTCTGGGAAAATGGTTTGTTGAGCACATTGTGAACGACCAAGATTTTAAAGATATCCGGTTCTGGCGTCTTGATACCAAAGATGCCCATGAGCTTTATAGAAAGTACGGTTTCCGAGAGCCAGAATTTCCAGAAAAAATCATGGAAAAGCGGAATGTTACGAACCTTTCACTCCAGCCGACCGCAAACAGCCGCGTCGGCTGAGTTCGTCGTTGTGTTTCACAGACACGATGCATGCAATATCAATCATGACAGCCTCACTGAACGTCGATGCAGGAAATTTTGAAGCTTGGCTTCGAAGCATTCTCCTTTCCTTCAAGGCTGGAGAGGCAATGGACGTTCCCTGCGGCGAGTGCCGGGGGTGCTGTAGCGCGGGGCGTTTCGTTCACCTAACTCCGTCAGATCAGTCCGCCCATTCGGCTATCCCAAAACAGTTCTTGCATTGCGCACCGGGAATGCCAAAGGGGCACGCTGTCATGGGCTATCTTGCTGTAGGCCTTTGTCCAATGCTAAAGATTGGAAACTGCTCAATCTACTCAAGTCGTCCATCCACTTGACGTACATTTGATTGTCGCGTCATAGCCGCAGCGGGTTTGCGTATTGACGGGAAGTGGAATGAACGAATCAATGAGAGAGTGCAAGCGTGGCGCTTTTCCTTCTTGTCAGAAGACGGTCAACAACACCTCAAAGCTATAAGGAGCGCAGCGAATTTTATCCAAAAACATCCTGGTGCATTTCCGGGCGGTCGTGCGCCAAGCGAGCCCACGACTATCGCGGTACTTGCCATTAAGGTGCACACGGTTTTTCTTTCCCCACGTGGCAATGCGGCCCCTGCTGATATTGCAAATGCAATTGTTGCGGCGAGCCGAGGCTTTGAAGACTATCGGAGCTAATGTGCTGCCCAACCCATCATTCCACCGGACGCTGCGCGATAAAGCCGCGCATCGCCGGTGATTCAAAAGTTCGGTGCTTTTCTCACGAGGACGGAGCCTTCATGCAAAGTATACAAAGCACAATAATGATCTGGTTGCTGAGAAATCGGCATTTGTTCAAAATGAAGTTAAAGCCGGAAGTGGTTGATGAGGACTTTTCAGTGGCTGCCTTTCGGAAAAGTGTGGACAAAGTGACGGCTAAGATGAAAATGCCCAAGGGTGTCCGGACGGAAATAGCTCAAATTGAGCATATGGAGGCAGAGTGGATTGTTCCAGAACAGGGCGAAAAGGGGAAGGCCTTGCTGTACATCCATGGTGGTGGATTCATCTCTGGTTCGGTGCAAACACATCGGATGCAT
Protein-coding sequences here:
- a CDS encoding GNAT family N-acetyltransferase, whose translation is MIDGYVISTDKARLDIPTIHDYLCNRSYWGQGRTIETVRKSIENSLCFGIYDKDNQLAGFARVVSDFTIFAYLLDLFILEGHRKRGLGKWFVEHIVNDQDFKDIRFWRLDTKDAHELYRKYGFREPEFPEKIMEKRNVTNLSLQPTANSRVG